The stretch of DNA AAAACATAGCGATAATAAAAAAACTTTATCGAAATGTAAAAAATTTAATAAAAAAGGATCCGTCATGAATAAATTTTTACTATTACTTGCATTCAATATATTTACATTTCAAGCAAATGCATTTTTAACAAATACAGAAAAAGAAAATCTAACAGATACATTCTTAGAAAGCTCAACTAAAGAAATACAAACATCTCTTAAAAAGAAAATACTTTCTGGTAAAATTATAAATCTCTCAACAGATCAATCCAACTACATTAAAAACAATATAGAACAATTTTGTTCTTCATTAATCTGGATCAGAAAATTAAATCTCAGTGAGAGCAACATTGAAAATCTACCTGATGCAATAGGAAAATTAATAAATTTAGAAGAACTGGATATTTCTGAAAACAAGATTTCAACTTTACCAAACACAATCGGCGAATTAAAAAAATTAAAAGTACTTAATATCTCTGAAAATGAGATTTCAAATTTACCAAACACAATAGGGGATTTAACAAAATTAGAAACACTTCAAATCTATGGAAACAAGATCGAAACATTACCTGAAACAATTTCAAAATTAAATCAATTATATGCACTTTATGCCTTTAGCAATAATATCAACATATTTCCCGATACACTTAGAAACTCACAGTTACAAATACTTGAACTCTATGACAACAAAATTTCAACCCTGCCTGACATAACAGAAGGATTTAATGACTTAGTAGAACTTGATCTCTCTAACAACAAAATTGAATTCTTACCGCATATAACAGGCGGATTATGTCAATTAAAAAAACTTAATCTCTCTGGCAACCAAATTAAAATCACGCCTGATGTACTAAAAAAATTAACAAAACTACAAGATCTTAATCTTTCAAGCAACCAGATTGAAAACTTGCCCGATGAAATAAAAGAACTAAGCGAAATAGAAGAGCTTGATCTCTCTGACAATCAGCTAAAAACTTTACCGAATACAATAGAGGAATTAAGTGAATTAAAAAAACTTTTTATCTCCAATAACCAAATTGAAACATTACCTCATACAATAGGCAAGTTAACAAAATTAAAAATTCTTGATCTCAGTAAAAACAAAAATCTTCTTTGCCTACCTTCATCATTAAGAAATTTAAGAGACTCTCTTTCTATACTTAAATTAAAAAATACAAATATTCAAATAAATTGCGAAGAAGATGATTTAGGTAAAATTGACTTAGAAAAAATTTTTGGAAATCGCGTTTCTTTTTCTTCACATGAGGAAATTATCCAAAAAGTTTCAATTAACCCTATATTCGCATTAGCACAATTTATAAATAGTGATTCCTTTAAACTGCATATTTTGATGATTGCTGCTTATCTAGAATTGATCAATATGTACTAAGTTAGACAAAATACGTATGCATTGCAAAAGAATTTGAAGAAGATTAATTTTTCAAATTCCGAGCAATGCAATTATCTTTATCTTCATGCATTAATCTTCTATCTATGAATATATAGTCAATAGACTTGAGAAGTAGACAAGGAACAACAACCGAAATGTATCCTTATATACATAAGTGAGGTGTGACGATGATCCTTCCAATGTCTATCGACTATAGTGTTTTAATCCTATTAAAAACATTGAGATTATATGGCTTTAGATTTATAATTGAATCAAGAAAAATATAAGCAACTTTCATATTGCTTCCTTATTTTTCTAATACCAAAAAATAATTTAGGCATAGTATTAAATGATTATTTACGATTTAAAATGTAACAATAACCATCAATTTGAATCATGGTTTAAAAACAGTGATTTTTTTCAAGACCAAAAAAAAGCACAAAAAATTGAGTGCCCCTTTTGTGGATCTTTCGATATTGATATGGTTTTTGCGCCAATTCGCATTTTAAAAAACAACACGAAAGATGCTGCAGCAAAAACCAAAGCTGATCCTAAAACTGAACAATCAAAAGCTGTTTTAAACACAAACAACAAAAATCTTGAACAATTACGAAAAATTGCGGGTGAGCTTCAAAAAGAAGTTGCTAAAAATTGCGATTATGTAGGCAAAAATTTTGCTGAAGAAGCACGTAAAATCCATTATGGCGAGAAAAAAGCAGAACGCGGTATTTACGGTGAAACAACCAAAGACGAAATGAAATCTTTAAAAGAAGAAGGTATTGATTTTATGGCGATGCCTGTGCCTAAAACAGATGCATAATAATCTATAATTCTACAACAAAAAAGGCGCATTTTCATGCACCCTTTTTGCTGTTTATTAGAGAGTTATAGAGTTATTTAGCCATCATCATATCAAGTGCCACTTTTCCACCTTTACCTATAAGATCAAGTGCTGTTGGACCATATTTTTTAACAGCGTCCATCACTTTTGGACCATGATCCATAGCCAAACCAACAAGACGATCGCCATGACGATCAATCAAATTTTTAACAGTTGCATGCCCATGTTCGTGCATCCAGGCTATTGCATCAGGACCGTGTTTTTTAACTAAATCCATAGCTTTTGGTCCATGTTTTTTAACAAGCTCAACAGCTTTTGGTCCATGTTGTTGTGCAAGTTTCATAGCAGAAACTGTAGTTTTTTTAGCAACTTTTTTTACTTTTTTCGCACCACTTTTTACTTTATCTGTTACAGATTTCATACTAAATAAAGTTGCATCCCCATCTTTTTTCATCTTAGCTGGCTTCTTTGCCATCGGTTTCTTTACCATTGGTTTTTGTACCATTGGTTTTACAGCCTCAACTGATGAACCTACCCCAACAGCGTCTGCTGCTTCTGATTTTCCCCACATGAAAATCATAGCCATTGCTGAAAACGCAAATATTACTTTTTTCATTTCTTCCTCCACACGTTAATTGTTTATCTATTTCTTCACTTTTTTAACCATATTTTTTTTAGGCATTTCTTTTTTAGCCATCATTTTTTTACTTTTTTTCACTTTCTTCACTTTACCTTTGTAATATTCATTACGTTTGGTTGACATCATGTCACCCGTTCTTTTTGCGTGCACATCTAAACGTTCTTTTGCTTCACCTTTTACGCCCATAGCATGATCACGCATTTCTTTAGTGGCTTTTGGGTGTTCTTTTATTTTTTGTGCGCCTTCTAATGCTTTATGCATCTCGCCTTTGTGCATTGCTTTGTCGACAACTGCTGCTTCAGATTTTCCCCACATGAAAATCATAGCCATCGCCGAAAACGTAACTAATATTTTTTTCATTTCTTCCTCCACGCATTAATTATTTATCTATTATTAGTGTATCGATAAAATGTTTAAGAAATGGTTAAGATTAAAAAAAATAGTCAATAAAAAATTGTGCTATTTTTACTCTTTCTTCTAACTCAATTGTTTGTGTGATTTCATAGCAATCTCTTTTTGTGTCTGTATTTTTCAACATACAATTTCTAAGGTGTTGCACTACATTTCAGAAAACGGGATATGTTTTTTATATGTAATAGATTTAAAGAATCAGATTGTAGTGCTTGTGCGCAATGAGGGTGTAAAGAAAAAGTTTCAAGACGGCATGAAATACATATTTGATATGTAAATGTGTGGTATAGAATAGACTAAACAATCAATTCATATGGACTTAAGAATTATATATGATGAAATTTGCATGAATTGATATTTAAATTATGACGTGAAATTTGGTTATGAATAATATTTGGGTCTTGGATCAAGATGTAAAGCTTTACTTTTTTTATCTTGATCCAGGATAACGATTCGAGTCGAGCGTTTTTTTTTGAGTATTAAAAATACTTAACTGTGTTTTTCTTCTTTATCAATGTCTTTGATATCAACTGCTTCTTCGATATCTTCGGGTTCGAAATCTTCTAACTCAGTTGGATCAATATCGGGAATGATTGCTAATTCTTCAACATCAAAATCAACCTTGGCATCATCACGTGATTTTAGAATTTCAAGCTGGAAAACAGTACCACATTTGGGACAAGTGATAGGGTTCCTTTGCATGTCATAATATTTGGCATGACATTTCTGACAAAAACGTTTAATACCCCATTCAACTTTAGCCACTTTTAGTCCTCTTCATTTTACTGTATTTTTGTACATTTAACGGTGTATATTAAGCAAATCCATTGAAGAATGTCAATTCTTTCTTGGTGCATAAAAACACTATAATCGACAGACTTTGATTGATAGATCTGAGTTATTCGCGCAAGTATAAAGGACATACTTCGCTTATTGCTCTTTGTATGAATCTAAAGTCTATGGACTAAAGTGTTTATAGCGTTAATATGTTACAATTTTTTACTTGAGTCTTAGACCGGCTTCAACAATTCGTTTTTTTAAAAGTGATATATCGCTGCAGGTAGCGCGATAATTATTTAAATCGCTATCAAAGCTTGCTGCATTTGTTTTTGCACTACTTTCTGCAATTTTTTGAGTTTTATTTTTTTTTGCAGCAAGGTCCTGACTTTCTTTCTTGAATTGATCATAAACCGCGTTGTGATCAGAACCAAGTGCATGGCGTTTTTTTACTTCAAAGCCAAGTATGTCTCTATAGTCGTTTTCACAAGCATTTTTTGCAGATTCAAAGAGTTTTGCTTTTGGTGAAACAGCAGCTTGTGAGGTTGCATCCGTTGAAGGAGCAGGGTTTGATAAAGCTTGGCTTGTGTAAAGTATTGAAGTTAAAAAAAATGCTTTTGGTATCAATTTAAAATATTTTTTCATTTCAAGGTTCCTTCCTATATGGTTTTATTTTTTGTTTCTATAAAAGAATAAAAGATAAGTTGTTTTCCGTAAAGTTAAAATTATATTTATTGAATTTTCTGGTCAATCAGACAGTCTATATGTTATAATGACTTAAAGTAACATTCTTTTTTAAAAATTTGGGATAGCATTGAATGATTATTGCGTTAGACGGGCCTTCTGCTTCAGGTAAAGGTATTATTGGATCTCGGATTGCCGAGCGTCTAGGTTTTGCTTATCTGGATACAGGGCTTCTTTTTCGTGCAATTGCATATCAGGTGATCTGTAAACAGATTAATCCTGAAGATCGTTCAGCAATCATTCAAATTGCTAAAAAAATCGCAAATTATTCGCTTGGCGATCCACAACTTAGATCAGAAGAAGTAGGCAATATAGCATCGCTTCTTGCTTGTATTCCTGAAGTTCGAGATATTTTGATTCAATATGAGCGTGATTTTGGCAATAATCCACCTTATCCTTATAAAGGTGCCGTTTTAGATGGTCGTGATATTGGTACAATTATCTTTCCTGAAGCTGATTGTAAAATATTTGTCACAGCTCATGTAGAAACGCGGGCTTTGAGGCGACATAATCAGTTGATTCAAGGCGAACAAAAGAGTATATATAGTGAGATTTTGCGTGACTTGAAGGCACGGGATGAACGCGATATGCAACGCATTGTTGCGCCGCTTATGCCAGCTTCTGACGCACTTTACATTGATACAACCGATTTAAGCATTGATCTTGCTCTAGAAAAGATTTTTTCTTTTATTACCCGTAAAAGAGAATATTTGATCCATGATGAGATGAGAGAAGCCGTTTAAATCATAACAATCACTTTAACCAGGTATAATTTTAATGACCGACAATAAATCAACTCTAGCCCCTGAATTCAAAAAAGAAAGCTTTGCTGATCTTTTGAATGAATCCTTTTCAAAACAATCTGTTACTGAAGGTTCTGTTTTAAAAGGACGTATCGTTGCGATCGAAAAAGAATTTGTCATCGTTGATGTCAGACTTAAATCAGAAGGCAAAATTGCCTTACGTGAATTTTCAAGTTCTGAACATAAAGATGATGTGACCATTGGTAGCGATGTCGATGTTTACCTTGAGCGCCTTGAAGGTTCTGACGGTGAAATCGTTTTAAGTCGTGAAAAAGCACGTCGCGAAGAAGCATGGGAAGTTCTCGAAAAAGCATTTACAGCGACTGAAAAAGTGACTGGTGTTATTTTCGGTAAAGTTAAAGGTGGATTTACGGTTGATTTATCAGGTGCTGTTGCGTTCTTGCCAACAAGCCAAGTCGATATTCGTCCGATCCGCGATTTAGGTCCATTAATGGGCAATCCACAACCCTTTATTATCCTTAAAATGGATCGTAAACGTGGCAATATCGTTGTATCGCGTCGTTCCGTTCTTGAAGAATCGCGTGCCGAAGCGAAGTCAGAACTTATTTCGAACCTTTCTGAAGGTCAAGTCCTTAAAGGCGTTGTCAAAAACATCACTGATTATGGTGCGTTTATTGATTTAGGTGGCGTTGATGGTCTTCTCCATGTGACTGATATTTCATGGCGTCGTATTAATCATCCTTCTGAAGTATTGGTTCTTGGTGCAAGTGTTGACGTTCAAGTTATTCGCTTCAATTCAGAATCAGGTCGTATTTCTTTAGGTATGAAACAGCTTGAAGTTGATCCTTGGGCAAATGTTGAAGAAAAATATCCTATCGGTAAAAAATTGACAGGTCGTGTCACTAATATTACTGATTATGGTGCGTTTATTGAACTTGAGCCAGGCGTTGAAGGTCTTGCACACGTTTCAGAAATGAGCTGGGTCAAGAAAAACGTTCATCCAGGCAAAATCGTTGCGACAAGCCAAGAAGTTGAAGTCATGGTTTTGGATATTGAATCCCAAAAACGTCGTATCAGCCTTGGTATTAAACAATGTTACGAAAATCCATGGTCTGCATTTGCAACGAATCATCCAGCTGGCACCGTTCTTTCTGGTGAAATCAAGAACATTACCGAATTTGGTTTGTTTATTGGTTTACCAGGCGATATCGACGGTATGATTCATTTAACTGATCTTTCTTGGGAAAAAACCGGCGAGCAAGCTGTTGTTGATTACAAGAAGGGCGACACAATCACAGTCAAAGTGCTTGATGTTGATGTTGAAAAAGAACGTATCAGCCTTGGTGTTAAGCAATTAACCGATGATCCTTTTGAATCGAGTGTTCAGAACATTAAAAAGGGTGATGTGATTACATGTACAATCACAGGTGTTATTGATGCTGGCCTTGAAATAACAAGCGCTGATGGTCTTGTTGGTTTCATTAAGAAGCAAGATTTAGCACGTGATAGAAGTGAACAACGTCCTGATCGTTTTGCGATTGGCGAAAAAGTTGACGCAAAAATCATGTCAATCGAACGTTCCACACGCAAATT from Alphaproteobacteria bacterium encodes:
- the rpsA gene encoding 30S ribosomal protein S1, translated to MTDNKSTLAPEFKKESFADLLNESFSKQSVTEGSVLKGRIVAIEKEFVIVDVRLKSEGKIALREFSSSEHKDDVTIGSDVDVYLERLEGSDGEIVLSREKARREEAWEVLEKAFTATEKVTGVIFGKVKGGFTVDLSGAVAFLPTSQVDIRPIRDLGPLMGNPQPFIILKMDRKRGNIVVSRRSVLEESRAEAKSELISNLSEGQVLKGVVKNITDYGAFIDLGGVDGLLHVTDISWRRINHPSEVLVLGASVDVQVIRFNSESGRISLGMKQLEVDPWANVEEKYPIGKKLTGRVTNITDYGAFIELEPGVEGLAHVSEMSWVKKNVHPGKIVATSQEVEVMVLDIESQKRRISLGIKQCYENPWSAFATNHPAGTVLSGEIKNITEFGLFIGLPGDIDGMIHLTDLSWEKTGEQAVVDYKKGDTITVKVLDVDVEKERISLGVKQLTDDPFESSVQNIKKGDVITCTITGVIDAGLEITSADGLVGFIKKQDLARDRSEQRPDRFAIGEKVDAKIMSIERSTRKLTLSIKARELEEEKQAMAEFGSADSGASLGDILGAALSKAKEASKDKADD
- a CDS encoding TIGR02300 family protein; this encodes MAKVEWGIKRFCQKCHAKYYDMQRNPITCPKCGTVFQLEILKSRDDAKVDFDVEELAIIPDIDPTELEDFEPEDIEEAVDIKDIDKEEKHS
- the cmk gene encoding (d)CMP kinase, whose product is MIIALDGPSASGKGIIGSRIAERLGFAYLDTGLLFRAIAYQVICKQINPEDRSAIIQIAKKIANYSLGDPQLRSEEVGNIASLLACIPEVRDILIQYERDFGNNPPYPYKGAVLDGRDIGTIIFPEADCKIFVTAHVETRALRRHNQLIQGEQKSIYSEILRDLKARDERDMQRIVAPLMPASDALYIDTTDLSIDLALEKIFSFITRKREYLIHDEMREAV
- a CDS encoding leucine-rich repeat domain-containing protein, giving the protein MNKFLLLLAFNIFTFQANAFLTNTEKENLTDTFLESSTKEIQTSLKKKILSGKIINLSTDQSNYIKNNIEQFCSSLIWIRKLNLSESNIENLPDAIGKLINLEELDISENKISTLPNTIGELKKLKVLNISENEISNLPNTIGDLTKLETLQIYGNKIETLPETISKLNQLYALYAFSNNINIFPDTLRNSQLQILELYDNKISTLPDITEGFNDLVELDLSNNKIEFLPHITGGLCQLKKLNLSGNQIKITPDVLKKLTKLQDLNLSSNQIENLPDEIKELSEIEELDLSDNQLKTLPNTIEELSELKKLFISNNQIETLPHTIGKLTKLKILDLSKNKNLLCLPSSLRNLRDSLSILKLKNTNIQINCEEDDLGKIDLEKIFGNRVSFSSHEEIIQKVSINPIFALAQFINSDSFKLHILMIAAYLELINMY
- a CDS encoding DUF1178 family protein, which encodes MIIYDLKCNNNHQFESWFKNSDFFQDQKKAQKIECPFCGSFDIDMVFAPIRILKNNTKDAAAKTKADPKTEQSKAVLNTNNKNLEQLRKIAGELQKEVAKNCDYVGKNFAEEARKIHYGEKKAERGIYGETTKDEMKSLKEEGIDFMAMPVPKTDA